ctgggtttatagcatcctgcttttccaactaggattgtagcttagcaagtaataataataataataataataataataataataataatgatattttgtaatgatagtaataataataaaaataattattataattataataataataataataataataataataataataggtatttaatagtatatatatatatatatatatatatatatatatatatatatatatatatatatatatatatatatatatatatatacatatatatatatacagtatataaagtgacACATCTACCACTATTGGATCGGAAAATGACAGAAAATCATAGTAGAAAATGAGGCGAGAACTCTTGGCTATCGAAGCTGGAAAGTGAAAGGTTCTTCAGAATTATGATTAATAACAGAAAGAGCTTTTACTTGATTGGGTAATCTGTTGGATTGTGTTACGCAGCGaagtaatgttttttaaaatgacTGATAGAAATAGGAAATTATATTGTCTTTACATGGTAAATGAattgtgcatgatatatatatatatatatatatatatatatatatatatatatatatatatatttatgtgtgtgtgtgtatatatatatatatatgtatatataaatatatatatatatatatatatatatatatatatatatatatatatatatatatatatacatttatatactgtatatatacagtatatatatatatatatatatatatatatatatatatatatatatacagtgtatatatatatatatatatatatatatatatatatatatatacatttatatactgtatatatacagtatatatatatatatattgttaccggcgggccgaccttcaaataccaattaggccttgttgcttaatttaaggtggccgcaagtaaactgccttacggctttatttttaccaggttactgaagtacacccaaaacatcagattggtaaacaagaaaataatcgagaacaatcgtaaacaaaagagggtaaaaagaaccttggagacgtcaatgataatttattatacaatgtatatatatttaaacaaacactcggcaaagctgctcatgtaaacaaaatagaaaattacttggaaaacactctaatttcatttactcagttatataaataataaagagaactttcaggacacagacggaaaacataccacgctgaaaacatttggaagagagaagagtactagtaagaggtatagaggcacaaaagattcatatactattacccacattcgttatctcaaaataacttgtcaatatagaaaaagtaataagaaagtttagagcctagttaagtacatatattccctacctacctaaacacctttcgtgaccgagaaatacacacaaatatataaaaaaacacacattatattaacgaaatttcgtcctccgatggtactcatgaagtgataattttagagtcgactggatacataaaaaggcacaaggaatactctgacaagccttaacagtacctgtcacgagacctcacagggtccagaacgctatcgatctattgccgatccttggagttgctcatcagcacaaaaccgtcctcctaaaccaagggatacataactcccagcacaacacaaccctcttcactaagggataagcagaggcaccaaaccatacctgtttttcaggcctcctcgggccaaacgctagcgaactatggtcgtccaaatagcaccaattgctgctgctgctgctgaagtattgatcctggattacggttatcagaccgctgatgagcactagcgttctttagcacaatatgtggactcctcttaatcaaaattatttaccctccaccttgactcccattccagtcacgtggaagtccaactcaccattaacataacatggaaaacagaaaaggggcaggaattaataactgaacctaaataccttctttaccagcccgcagatggcaggctggggcacactaaagaaaagcaacttttaattttgaaaatatgagagcaatatgttacaattatcactcaaaagctagaattacgttacagccccaccctaccaagaaatttttacgcaaaaaaaaaaaaaatacataaaaatagtgaagcaatcaaacaacttgacagggggcacaaagcaaagctctcaataactaggttcaatagagtttagagataataaaaaaattgtaagtcctgcaaaggaagaagattaaacaaatgtcatcagtcatttcccggaccccatcttctccctttcctaaccacctatctaaacctaaacatacttatcaaaaattatcaaaaagaaattttcccagcaccaaattgacaaaaatactctaaaataaaggtacccaaatgctaaacctaacttaaacttaacataaacatcagccaagggatggtttgttatttgttaccaggagaccatccccctggcgcatgctgaaaacccacaggggtgcagcccaGTCTAGAGCTGTACTCATGtttacacaagattctgtccaaagtctttccttggtacaaaacctttcctcggcgctttcacctttatggcttcttcatatttaaccagaaggtttacaagatcataaaccccaatcctgagaagaaaaaaaaaaacaatgcattaaaacaaagaaataatatttaataaacatacaaataactcccgtttttgtattaacaaaaggccttttctccttactgtaaattacaaacaaacaataaaagacctgtaacagagagcctgttatcttgacagggcatcagggatgatattctctcttccagcgatatgctgaattaggagatcccactcctggagacgaaggctccacctaaggagacggttattcttatttttaaagaaattcaagaagaccagcggattatgatccgttcttaccacaataggtcctgtgctaccacttaggtaaacctcaaagtgctccaaagataaaatgagtcctaaagtctccttttcaaccgttgaatagttttgctgagctggagacagtttctttgaaaaatatgccaccggatactcttcaccatcacaaccttgtgataataccgctccaacacccacgtcgctagcatccacagccaagcaaaagggttccttaaaattcggagttttaagtattggagtattaatcatggttgacttcaacttatcaaaagcatcctgacattctgcagtccagcagaaacgctgacctttcttaagcaagttggtcagtggattagccacatctgcaaagttcaatacaaaccgcctataatagcccaccatccccaaaaatcggcgaatacctcttcgattctctggtacctgaaaatcaaggattgactgaatatttactgattttgggagaattttgccatgtcccacctcatgacctaaatagattattttggcttttgcaaaatcacacttgtttaaattaatcaccagaccagctgcacgcagcctctcgaacaaacattccatgtttttcaaatgagactcccaactattactgtaaactacaaggtcatctatgtagacaactaccccctctaacttatcaatcacttgattcatcaacctctgaaaagtggcagaggcatttttcataccaaaaggcatgacattgcatgaatacaaaccttccgacgtaacaaaagctgatatttctttagccctttctgttaatggaacttgccaataaccctttaaaagatcaaacttacttatgtacttggcagcgccgacatcatttatgcaatcttccaccctgggcagaggaaaacaatcagactcagtaactgcatttaccttacgatagtcgaagcacattctttgtcctcccccttcctttttgactagcactactggagaactccacgggccgaaactcctttgaattagatcatgacgtagcatgtattctacctcttgcttaatgatgtcccttttggatggattcactctatatggatgttgtttaatgggacgagcatctcccacctctacatcatgcataagtagactggttagtcctggaacgtcctgaaataaaactgcgaactttgttatcaagttcattacctccttggattgggtggcacttaaatgatccaacatcccgggtaaatctcccaaagctacggaatttcccagcaaactcatactggaagtttccccaaattcttctttctcctccaccttggctaaagacagaactggtctgatggtttccctgccctggtaggcttttagcatattaacatggcatacttgagtcttcttcctcctgtcaggggtttcaacaacatagtttaggtcattcaccttctttaagatcttccagggccccgagaatttggctttaaatggattgcctggaattggaagcaacaccaacacctcttcgccaacctgaaaatttcgtaatttggttttcatatcataacgctctttcatttttctttgactcgcctccaaagtttttaaagcaaaatcccaagaattgatcaacttttcccttgaatcccttaaaaagtccagcaaatttacccgaggttttactccctcccagtgatccttcactacttctaaaggtccccttactttatgaccaaaagttagttcaaatggagaaaaccccattacatcactaggaatagatctgaaagcaaataataaataaggaattacctggtcccaattcttgggttcctgctgcacatacttactaagcattgatttcaatgtttggtgaaatctttccagttgtccttggctct
This genomic stretch from Palaemon carinicauda isolate YSFRI2023 chromosome 12, ASM3689809v2, whole genome shotgun sequence harbors:
- the LOC137651170 gene encoding uncharacterized protein, translating into MGKAQKIYAALNEEMSADYSQVKNLILKAYELVPEAYRQKFRNMKKGWEETFVEFARRKRVAFQEWLKAKGVEDFDALKELILIEEFKNNINFDLKTHLEDLKLDLLDTLAVAADEFFLSHKGNYRFSDKAKWGTKRNPSGKGASQSPGKRTKESPDRGEKPGSPKKGGKLVCWHCGQPGHIKEKCRLWLDKAKPVGLLGRDSTATDECFKKYVSEGVVSIKGQNRSERRVKLLRDTGAAQSIILRSVLPEGLSQGQEKFVLLGGFPRTVTACPLVELVLNSKWVKGPMSLAIVDELPIKGVDVIVANDCEMRTPGNCPLVQGKSVKTEKPVFVVTRSGAQGKSREMDCMGLDKLFEKNGSEVSVTGNPMLSSVKDENGKWAIDTFAATQKAEFEKERSKQVSQDNSRPHLEWKDGVLKRISRAKRAPADAWEVREQIVVPVNYRSKLLELAHDNLLSGHLGINKTFKKLSDLFFWPSLRRDVKKFVKTCKVCQTTGKPNQKIPKAPLQPIPAIGEPFEEVGEEVLVLLPIPGNPFKAKFSGPWKILKKVNDLNYVVETPDRRKKTQVCHVNMLKAYQGRETIRPVLSLAKVEEKEEFGETSSMSLLGNSVALGDLPGMLDHLSATQSKEVMNLITKFAVLFQDVPGLTSLLMHDVEVGDARPIKQHPYRVNPSKRDIIKQEVEYMLRHDLIQRSFGPWSSPVVLVKKEGGGQRMCFDYRKVNAVTESDCFPLPRVEDCINDVGAAKYISKFDLLKGYWQVPLTERAKEISAFVTSEGLYSCNVMPFGMKNASATFQRLMNQVIDKLEGVVVYIDDLVVYSNSWESHLKNMECLFERLRAAGLVINLNKCDFAKAKIIYLGHEVGHGKILPKSVNIQSILDFQVPENRRGIRRFLGMVGYYRRFVLNFADVANPLTNLLKKGQRFCWTAECQDAFDKLKSTMINTPILKTPNFKEPFCLAVDASDVGVGAVLSQGCDGEEYPVAYFSKKLSPAQQNYSTVEKETLGLILSLEHFEVYLSGSTGPIVVRTDHNPLVFLNFFKNKNNRLLRWSLRLQEWDLLIQHIAGRENIIPDALSR